The nucleotide sequence GCGAGTAAAACATCCCCAATGCCACGTTCAGCAAAGGTCGTGGTTGAACCACGTGCCCCGGAATCCAGAACTTTGGTATTTTTATAAATTTTACGAACAAATTCTTGCGCAGTCTTATCGTTGCCGCCCGCCTGATGTTTGGCCCAAGCCCAAGCCGCCAGATAATTCCAGCGTGCACCGCCTGAAGTTTTCGGGTTTGGGGTAATGATTGCTATGCCCGGTTTGACCAGATCACCCCAGTCCTTAATCTCTTTCGGATTGCCTTTACGCACCAGGAACACGATGGTTGAAGTATAAGGCGTCGAGTTTTGCGGCAATTTCTTTTGCCAGTCCGCAGGTAACAGTTTAGCTTTTTCTGCCAGCACATCAATATCGGCCGCCAGTGCCAACGTGACTACATCAGCATCCAGACCATCAATCACGGCACGTGCCTGTTTGCCTGAACCGCCATGCGATTGCTTGAAATTGATTTTTTGACCGGTACGGCTTTCCCAATATTTGCCAAAATTCTTATTTACATCTTCATACAGTTCACGGGTCGGATCATAGGATACATTGAGAAAATCACGTGCTGCTGCACCAAATGAGGTTGCCGAGATAACAGCTGCTAAAACCCCAAGTTTTAATGTGTTTGAAATGCTCATCTGGACTGAATCTCTGATATGTTCTGTAACATAAGCGCAGAATAAACTTATTCTTTATGCATAAAAAATAATTAAAAATGAATTTTATATGAAAAAAAGAGATAAATAAGCTCTTAAGTGTTTGAAATAAGAATGGCCTTATGAATAAAGGCCATAATGAACTGCATTTAAAGTATTATTTTGCGTGATTGGCTTTGACAATCTGATCAAACACACCGCCATTGTCAAAATGCTGTTTCTGAACCTTGGTCCAGCCACCAAATTCTTTATCAATGGTGACCAGTTTTAAGGACTTGAATACGGTACTGTATTGCTTTAATACATTCGCATTACGTGGACGGTAAAAGTTTTTCGCCGCCACAGTCTGTCCAGCAGGTGAATAGAGGTAATTTAAATAGGCTTTGGCCAGATGTTCATTACCATCTTTCTTGGCATTTTTTTCTACGATTGCCACGGGTGGTTCAGCCAGAATAGACAGAGAAGGAGTAATGATTTCAAATTTTCCCGGCTGTTCGCGGACGGCCAAATGTGCCTCATTTTCCCAAGCCAGTAATACATCCCCAATCCCGCGTTCAGCGAAAGTCGTGGTAGCACCACGTGCACCCGAATCCAGTACTTTGGTTTGTTTGTAGATTTGACGGACAAAGTCTTGTGCTTTGGCATCATTGCCACCTTTCTGGTGTTTGGCCCACGCCCAGGCAGCCAGATAATTCCAGCGTGCACCACCTGAAGTTTTTGGGTTCGGGGTAATAATGTCTACGCCTGGTTTAACCAGATCTCCCCAGTCTTTGATTCCTTTTGGATTGCCTTTACGTACAAGAAAAACGATGGTTGAAGTATAGGGTGTCGAATTCTGCGGGAATTTCTTTTGCCAGTCTTTAGGCAGCAAACCACGTTCTGCAATTTCATCAATATCTGCTGCCAGTGCCAGTGTTACAACATCGGCATCCAGTCCGTCAATCACGGCACGTGCCTGTTTGCCTGAACCGCCATGTGACTGTTTATAGTTAATATCCTGACCGGTGGTTTTTTTCCAGTATGCGCTGAATTCCTTATTGAAATTGTCATATAATTCACGAGTCGGGTCATATGAAACGTTTAGGAAATCTTTTGCAGAGACACTAAAAGCGCTTGCTGATACCAGTGCTGCCAATACCCCAATTTTTAATTTACGAATGCTCATTTTTTCCTCAAGTTTTTTAGCTTTTGTTAGATGAGGCAAGAATAGCTTGAGTTTTTTTGCATAAAAAATAATTAAAAAAGAATTGGATGTGAGTAAAAGAGATATATAGGTGAAGCCTGAATATTACTGCTCAATTTATATTTTAGAGACCGTAAAAATATGCTGTATTTAAAAAATGCCCAACGTGTCAGTCATATAGAGGTGCTGGATCGTGGCTTTCATTATGGTGATGGTTGTTTTACTACGGCCCGGATTCGACATAACCGGATTGAATTGTATGATCGTCATTTGACACGTTTGCAAAACAGCAATCAGAGCTTAAGCCTGAATGCCAATCTCGATCTGATCACGGAAAGTTTACAGCTTCTCGGGGAATCAGAGGGTAAGCTGAACGGGACATTAAAGATTGTGCTCAGTCGTGGAGTGGGTCAGCGCGGTTATAGTTTGCCGGATCATCCCGCAGATCTCTGGCTGTTTTATTATCCTCAAGACATACAGGATTTTAAGTTTGAACAGATTCAAAGTGGCGTATTGCAGCAGGCAGTGGGATTGACTATGCCCAGTCTGGTTGGA is from Acinetobacter lwoffii and encodes:
- a CDS encoding sulfate ABC transporter substrate-binding protein, coding for MSISNTLKLGVLAAVISATSFGAAARDFLNVSYDPTRELYEDVNKNFGKYWESRTGQKINFKQSHGGSGKQARAVIDGLDADVVTLALAADIDVLAEKAKLLPADWQKKLPQNSTPYTSTIVFLVRKGNPKEIKDWGDLVKPGIAIITPNPKTSGGARWNYLAAWAWAKHQAGGNDKTAQEFVRKIYKNTKVLDSGARGSTTTFAERGIGDVLLAWENEAHLALREQPGKFEIITPSLSILAEPPVAIVEKNAKKKGNQHLAQGYLNFLYSPLGQDLAGKHYYRPRNAKVLAKYSQVFKPLKLVTVDQEFGGWNKVQKAHFENGGVFDQIVKANSAK
- a CDS encoding sulfate ABC transporter substrate-binding protein, with product MSIRKLKIGVLAALVSASAFSVSAKDFLNVSYDPTRELYDNFNKEFSAYWKKTTGQDINYKQSHGGSGKQARAVIDGLDADVVTLALAADIDEIAERGLLPKDWQKKFPQNSTPYTSTIVFLVRKGNPKGIKDWGDLVKPGVDIITPNPKTSGGARWNYLAAWAWAKHQKGGNDAKAQDFVRQIYKQTKVLDSGARGATTTFAERGIGDVLLAWENEAHLAVREQPGKFEIITPSLSILAEPPVAIVEKNAKKDGNEHLAKAYLNYLYSPAGQTVAAKNFYRPRNANVLKQYSTVFKSLKLVTIDKEFGGWTKVQKQHFDNGGVFDQIVKANHAK
- the pabC gene encoding aminodeoxychorismate lyase; translation: MLYLKNAQRVSHIEVLDRGFHYGDGCFTTARIRHNRIELYDRHLTRLQNSNQSLSLNANLDLITESLQLLGESEGKLNGTLKIVLSRGVGQRGYSLPDHPADLWLFYYPQDIQDFKFEQIQSGVLQQAVGLTMPSLVGLKTLNRLEQVLLKQEADQRGWPEALVTDVQGGIVEGVSSNCFILIKNTWITPELRYNGVFGVMRAEILQRMQDQGIVYEQRYIGMDEISHIRSLFFCNALSPMKIVTQFEQRALDGNACIELFNRLRLNQMS